In one Balaenoptera musculus isolate JJ_BM4_2016_0621 chromosome 2, mBalMus1.pri.v3, whole genome shotgun sequence genomic region, the following are encoded:
- the ADAL gene encoding adenosine deaminase-like protein isoform X4, whose amino-acid sequence MFQIIHQLTTSPEDILMVTKDVIKEFADDGVKYLELRSTPRENATGMTKKTYVESVLEGIKQSKQENIDIDVRYLISVDRRGGPSVAKETVKLAEEFFLSTEDTVLGLDLSGDPTAGQAKDFLEPLLEAKKSGLKLALHLSEIPNQKKETQVLLDLLPDRIGHGTFLNSLEGGSLDLVDFVRQHQIPLELCLTSNVKSQTVPSYNQHHFGFWYSIVHPAVICTDDKGVFATHLSQEYQLAAETFHLTQSQVWDLSYESISYIFASDSTKSDLRKKWNHLKPKVFHF is encoded by the exons ATGTTTCAGATTATTCATCAGCTTACTACTAGCCCTGAAGATATTCTAATG GTCACGAAAGATGTCATTAAAGAATTTGCAGACGATGGTGTCAAGTACTTGGAACTAAGGAGCACACCCAGAGAAAATGCTACAG GAATGACTAAAAAGACTTATGTGGAATCTGTACTTGAGGGTATAAAACAGTCCAAACAAGAAAACATAGACATTGATGTTAG GTATTTGATATCAGTCGACAGAAGAGGTGGCCCTTCAGTAGCCAAGGAGACTGTTAAACTTGCTGAAGAGTTCTTCCTTTCTACTGAGGATACAGTTCTTGGCCTTGACCTCAGTGGAGACCCTACT GCAGGACAAGCAAAAGACTTCTTGGAACCTCTTTTAGAAGCTAAAAAATCAGGTCTGAAGTTGGCATTGCATCTTTCAGAG attccaaaccaaaaaaaagaaacacaagtaCTCCTGGACCTGCTTCCTGACCGAATCGGGCATGGCACATTTCTCAACTCCTTGGAGGGAGGATCCCTGGATCTGGTGGACTTTGTGAGGCAACACCAGATACCGCTCG AACTCTGTTTGACCTCGAACGTCAAAAGTCAGACAGTTCCATCTTATAACCAGCATCATTTTGGATTCTGGTACAGCATTGTCCATCCTGCCGTGATCTGT ACCGATGATAAGGGTGTTTTTGCAACACACCTTTCTCAAGAGTACCAGCTGGCAGCTGAAACATTTCACTTGACCCAGTCTCAGGTGTGGGATCTGTCTTATGAATCCATCAGCTACATCTTTGCTTCTGACAGCACCAAGTCTGATCTGAGGAAGAAGTGGAATCATCTGAAGCCAAAAGTGTTCCATTTTTAA
- the ADAL gene encoding adenosine deaminase-like protein isoform X1, which produces MMEAEEQQPWKTTFYSKLPKVELHAHLNGSISSNTIKKLIAKKPGLKIHYQMTMIDKGKKRTLEECFQMFQIIHQLTTSPEDILMVTKDVIKEFADDGVKYLELRSTPRENATGMTKKTYVESVLEGIKQSKQENIDIDVRYLISVDRRGGPSVAKETVKLAEEFFLSTEDTVLGLDLSGDPTAGQAKDFLEPLLEAKKSGLKLALHLSEIPNQKKETQVLLDLLPDRIGHGTFLNSLEGGSLDLVDFVRQHQIPLELCLTSNVKSQTVPSYNQHHFGFWYSIVHPAVICTDDKGVFATHLSQEYQLAAETFHLTQSQVWDLSYESISYIFASDSTKSDLRKKWNHLKPKVFHF; this is translated from the exons ATgatggaggcagaagaacaacAGCCATGGAAGACAACCTTTTACTCAAAATTACCTAAAGTG GAACTTCATGCCCACTTGAATGGATCCATTAGTTCCAATACCATAAAGAAATTAATAGCCAAGAAGCCAGGTCTTAAAATCCACTATCAGATGACTATGATTgacaaggggaagaaaagaacttTAGAAGA ATGTTTCCAGATGTTTCAGATTATTCATCAGCTTACTACTAGCCCTGAAGATATTCTAATG GTCACGAAAGATGTCATTAAAGAATTTGCAGACGATGGTGTCAAGTACTTGGAACTAAGGAGCACACCCAGAGAAAATGCTACAG GAATGACTAAAAAGACTTATGTGGAATCTGTACTTGAGGGTATAAAACAGTCCAAACAAGAAAACATAGACATTGATGTTAG GTATTTGATATCAGTCGACAGAAGAGGTGGCCCTTCAGTAGCCAAGGAGACTGTTAAACTTGCTGAAGAGTTCTTCCTTTCTACTGAGGATACAGTTCTTGGCCTTGACCTCAGTGGAGACCCTACT GCAGGACAAGCAAAAGACTTCTTGGAACCTCTTTTAGAAGCTAAAAAATCAGGTCTGAAGTTGGCATTGCATCTTTCAGAG attccaaaccaaaaaaaagaaacacaagtaCTCCTGGACCTGCTTCCTGACCGAATCGGGCATGGCACATTTCTCAACTCCTTGGAGGGAGGATCCCTGGATCTGGTGGACTTTGTGAGGCAACACCAGATACCGCTCG AACTCTGTTTGACCTCGAACGTCAAAAGTCAGACAGTTCCATCTTATAACCAGCATCATTTTGGATTCTGGTACAGCATTGTCCATCCTGCCGTGATCTGT ACCGATGATAAGGGTGTTTTTGCAACACACCTTTCTCAAGAGTACCAGCTGGCAGCTGAAACATTTCACTTGACCCAGTCTCAGGTGTGGGATCTGTCTTATGAATCCATCAGCTACATCTTTGCTTCTGACAGCACCAAGTCTGATCTGAGGAAGAAGTGGAATCATCTGAAGCCAAAAGTGTTCCATTTTTAA
- the ADAL gene encoding adenosine deaminase-like protein isoform X3 gives MTMIDKGKKRTLEECFQMFQIIHQLTTSPEDILMVTKDVIKEFADDGVKYLELRSTPRENATGMTKKTYVESVLEGIKQSKQENIDIDVRYLISVDRRGGPSVAKETVKLAEEFFLSTEDTVLGLDLSGDPTAGQAKDFLEPLLEAKKSGLKLALHLSEIPNQKKETQVLLDLLPDRIGHGTFLNSLEGGSLDLVDFVRQHQIPLELCLTSNVKSQTVPSYNQHHFGFWYSIVHPAVICTDDKGVFATHLSQEYQLAAETFHLTQSQVWDLSYESISYIFASDSTKSDLRKKWNHLKPKVFHF, from the exons ATGACTATGATTgacaaggggaagaaaagaacttTAGAAGA ATGTTTCCAGATGTTTCAGATTATTCATCAGCTTACTACTAGCCCTGAAGATATTCTAATG GTCACGAAAGATGTCATTAAAGAATTTGCAGACGATGGTGTCAAGTACTTGGAACTAAGGAGCACACCCAGAGAAAATGCTACAG GAATGACTAAAAAGACTTATGTGGAATCTGTACTTGAGGGTATAAAACAGTCCAAACAAGAAAACATAGACATTGATGTTAG GTATTTGATATCAGTCGACAGAAGAGGTGGCCCTTCAGTAGCCAAGGAGACTGTTAAACTTGCTGAAGAGTTCTTCCTTTCTACTGAGGATACAGTTCTTGGCCTTGACCTCAGTGGAGACCCTACT GCAGGACAAGCAAAAGACTTCTTGGAACCTCTTTTAGAAGCTAAAAAATCAGGTCTGAAGTTGGCATTGCATCTTTCAGAG attccaaaccaaaaaaaagaaacacaagtaCTCCTGGACCTGCTTCCTGACCGAATCGGGCATGGCACATTTCTCAACTCCTTGGAGGGAGGATCCCTGGATCTGGTGGACTTTGTGAGGCAACACCAGATACCGCTCG AACTCTGTTTGACCTCGAACGTCAAAAGTCAGACAGTTCCATCTTATAACCAGCATCATTTTGGATTCTGGTACAGCATTGTCCATCCTGCCGTGATCTGT ACCGATGATAAGGGTGTTTTTGCAACACACCTTTCTCAAGAGTACCAGCTGGCAGCTGAAACATTTCACTTGACCCAGTCTCAGGTGTGGGATCTGTCTTATGAATCCATCAGCTACATCTTTGCTTCTGACAGCACCAAGTCTGATCTGAGGAAGAAGTGGAATCATCTGAAGCCAAAAGTGTTCCATTTTTAA
- the ADAL gene encoding adenosine deaminase-like protein isoform X2, translated as MMEAEEQQPWKTTFYSKLPKVELHAHLNGSISSNTIKKLIAKKPGLKIHYQMTMIDKGKKRTLEECFQMFQIIHQLTTSPEDILMVTKDVIKEFADDGVKYLELRSTPRENATGMTKKTYVESVLEGIKQSKQENIDIDVRYLISVDRRGGPSVAKETVKLAEEFFLSTEDTVLGLDLSGDPTAGQAKDFLEPLLEAKKSGLKLALHLSEIPNQKKETQVLLDLLPDRIGHGTFLNSLEGGSLDLVDFVRQHQIPLELCLTSNVKSQTVPSYNQHHFGFWYSIVHPAVICVRCFVVRPMIRVFLQHTFLKSTSWQLKHFT; from the exons ATgatggaggcagaagaacaacAGCCATGGAAGACAACCTTTTACTCAAAATTACCTAAAGTG GAACTTCATGCCCACTTGAATGGATCCATTAGTTCCAATACCATAAAGAAATTAATAGCCAAGAAGCCAGGTCTTAAAATCCACTATCAGATGACTATGATTgacaaggggaagaaaagaacttTAGAAGA ATGTTTCCAGATGTTTCAGATTATTCATCAGCTTACTACTAGCCCTGAAGATATTCTAATG GTCACGAAAGATGTCATTAAAGAATTTGCAGACGATGGTGTCAAGTACTTGGAACTAAGGAGCACACCCAGAGAAAATGCTACAG GAATGACTAAAAAGACTTATGTGGAATCTGTACTTGAGGGTATAAAACAGTCCAAACAAGAAAACATAGACATTGATGTTAG GTATTTGATATCAGTCGACAGAAGAGGTGGCCCTTCAGTAGCCAAGGAGACTGTTAAACTTGCTGAAGAGTTCTTCCTTTCTACTGAGGATACAGTTCTTGGCCTTGACCTCAGTGGAGACCCTACT GCAGGACAAGCAAAAGACTTCTTGGAACCTCTTTTAGAAGCTAAAAAATCAGGTCTGAAGTTGGCATTGCATCTTTCAGAG attccaaaccaaaaaaaagaaacacaagtaCTCCTGGACCTGCTTCCTGACCGAATCGGGCATGGCACATTTCTCAACTCCTTGGAGGGAGGATCCCTGGATCTGGTGGACTTTGTGAGGCAACACCAGATACCGCTCG AACTCTGTTTGACCTCGAACGTCAAAAGTCAGACAGTTCCATCTTATAACCAGCATCATTTTGGATTCTGGTACAGCATTGTCCATCCTGCCGTGATCTGTGTAAGGTGTTTTGTTGTGAG ACCGATGATAAGGGTGTTTTTGCAACACACCTTTCTCAAGAGTACCAGCTGGCAGCTGAAACATTTCACTTGA
- the LCMT2 gene encoding tRNA wybutosine-synthesizing protein 4: protein MGPRSRERRAGAVQSTNDSSALSKTSLAARGYVHDTFAALLVPGTPRRAPLIHRGYYVRARAVWHCVRAFLKGTCAAPGAPRAQILSLGAGSDSLYFRLKTAGRLTRAAVWEVDFPDVAQRKAQRIRDTPELCALTGPFQSGDPGYTLCFESSDYRILGLDLRQLQRLDHALATAGLDAAAPTLLLAEAVLTYLEPDDAAALIAWAAQRFSNALFVVYEQMRPRDAFGEFMQQHFRQLNSPLHGLDRFPDAEAQQQRFLQAGWTACRAMDMNEFYRCFLPAEERRRVENLETFDEFEEWHLKCAHYFILAASRGDALSQTLVFPPSETFPRIDPASPSGVFPASVVTGNSQGPDLKRYGHASVLLSPGLILSAGGFGEQEGRHCRVRKFHLLSRYCDFEWKGNQLCSWGTGAQWDGRLYHTMTRLSDTQVLVLGGRLSPVTPALGILQLLFCKSEDNNPEDLNVTVTNVGPEEDSTLSRWRHSTTEVSYENQRYLFVYGGRSVAEPVLSDWHFLHVGTMAWVRIPVEGEVPEGRHSHSACSCQGGALIAGGLGASEEPLSSVYFLKPISCGFIWESIAIQPPITPRYSHTAHVVNGKLLLVGGVWIHSSSVPGVTVIDLSTGLSFEYRIDTTCVPWPLMLHNHTSILLPEEQQLLLLGGGGNCFSFGTYFNPCTVTLDLSSLSARQ, encoded by the coding sequence ATGGGCCCGCGGAGCCGCGAGCGTCGGGCCGGGGCAGTGCAGAGCACCAACGACAGCAGCGCCCTCAGCAAGACCTCCCTGGCCGCACGCGGGTACGTGCACGACACCTTCGCCGCCTTGCTAGTTCCAGGGACCCCGCGCCGCGCGCCGCTCATCCACCGCGGCTACTACGTCCGCGCACGCGCCGTGTGGCACTGCGTGCGCGCCTTCCTGAAGGGGACGTGCGCGGCCCCCGGCGCGCCTCGCGCCCAGATCCTGTCGCTCGGCGCTGGCTCGGACTCGCTGTATTTTCGCCTCAAAACTGCGGGCCGCCTGACCCGGGCTGCCGTCTGGGAGGTAGATTTTCCGGACGTGGCACAGCGCAAAGCGCAGAGGATTCGAGATACGCCGGAACTGTGCGCGTTAACTGGGCCTTTCCAGAGCGGGGACCCCGGGTACACATTGTGCTTTGAGAGCTCGGACTACCGCATCCTGGGCTTGGACCTGCGGCAGCTGCAGCGATTGGACCACGCCCTGGCCACCGCGGGCCTTGATGCAGCCGCACCGACTCTGCTCCTGGCTGAGGCCGTGCTAACCTACCTCGAGCCGGATGATGCCGCGGCCCTCATCGCCTGGGCCGCCCAGCGTTTTTCTAATGCCCTTTTCGTCGTCTACGAGCAGATGAGGCCGCGTGACGCCTTTGGCGAGTTCATGCAGCAACATTTTCGGCAGCTGAATTCTCCCCTGCATGGCCTGGACCGCTTTCCCGACGCGGAAGCCCAGCAGCAGCGCTTCCTTCAGGCCGGCTGGACCGCCTGCCGTGCAATGGACATGAATGAGTTCTATCGCTGCTTTCTTCCTGCAGAAGAACGCCGGCGCGTGGAAAATCTCGAAACTTTCGACGAGTTTGAGGAGTGGCATCTGAAGTGCGCCCACTATTTCATTCTGGCCGCTTCTCGGGGAGACGCCCTCTCCCAAACTCTGGTGTTTCCACCCTCAGAGACGTTTCCTCGGATAGATCCTGCTTCCCCTTCAGGAGTCTTCCCTGCCAGTGTAGTCACTGGTAATAGCCAGGGCCCAGACCTTAAGAGATATGGCCACGCCTCGGTCCTTTTGAGCCCAGGTCTTATTCTCAGTGCTGGCGGATTTGGAGAGCAGGAGGGGCGACATTGCCGAGTGAGAAAGTTTCACTTGCTTTCAAGATACTGTGACTTTGAATGGAAAGGCAACCAATTATGCAGTTGGGGGACTGGAGCTCAGTGGGATGGACGCCTTTATCACACCATGACAAGACTTTCAGATACCCAGGTTCTGGTTCTGGGAGGGAGACTGTCCCCAGTAACTCCAGCCTTGGGGATTCTCCAACTTCTTTTTTGCAAGAGTGAGGATAATAACCCTGAGGACCTAAATGTCACAGTCACAAATGTCGGCCCAGAAGAAGATTCCACTTTGTCACGTTGGCGCCATTCAACAACAGAAGTGTCCTATGAGAATCAGAGATATTTGTTTGTGTATGGGGGCCGCAGTGTGGCAGAACCCGTACTAAGTGACTGGCATTTCCTACATGTGGGGACAATGGCTTGGGTCAGGATCCCAGTGGAGGGAGAAGTACCTGAAGGTCGGCATTCCCACAGTGCCTGCAGCTGTCAAGGGGGAGCCCTCATTGCTGGAGGTCTGGGTGCTTCTGAGGAGCCGTTGAGCTCTGTATACTTTCTGAAACCAATCTCTTGTGGATTCATCTGGGAGTCAATAGCCATCCAGCCTCCCATTACCCCAAGGTACTCCCACACAGCTCATGTGGTCAATGGGAAGCTTTTGTTGGTTGGAGGGGTCTGGATTCATTCCTCCTCAGTTCCTGGAGTGACTGTTATTGATTTGTCTACAGGACTGAGCTTCGAGTATCGGATTGACACAACATGTGTGCCATGGCCATTAATGTTACACAATCATACCAGCATCCTCCTTCCTGAAGAGCAACAGCTCCTGCTCCTTGGAGGTGGTGGGAACTGCTTTTCCTTTGGTACCTACTTCAACCCCTGTACGGTGACATTAGACCTTTCTTCCTTAAGTGCTAGGCAGTAA